One genomic region from Enterobacter hormaechei ATCC 49162 encodes:
- the yfcG gene encoding GSH-dependent disulfide bond oxidoreductase produces the protein MIDLYYAPTPNGHKITLFLEEAEVDYRIIRVDISKGDQFRPVFLAISPNNKIPAIIDNLPSDGGKPLSLFESGEILLYLAEKTGKLLSGELRERHHTLQWLFWQSSGLGPMLGQNHHFTAYAPQTIPYAIERYQVETQRLYGVLNRRLEKSPWLGGEHYSIADIACWPWINTHERHRIDLASYPAVNNWFERIRTRPATERAMQKIHQI, from the coding sequence ATGATAGATCTCTATTATGCCCCCACCCCTAATGGCCATAAGATCACCCTCTTTCTCGAAGAAGCCGAAGTGGACTACCGGATCATTCGCGTGGATATCAGTAAAGGCGACCAGTTCCGCCCCGTTTTTCTGGCCATATCCCCCAACAATAAAATTCCGGCCATCATTGATAACCTGCCCTCCGACGGCGGCAAACCGTTAAGCCTGTTTGAGTCCGGAGAGATTTTGCTCTATCTGGCGGAGAAAACCGGCAAGCTGCTGAGCGGGGAGTTGCGCGAACGTCATCACACGCTGCAATGGTTATTCTGGCAGTCGAGCGGCCTCGGGCCGATGCTGGGGCAGAACCACCACTTTACCGCCTATGCGCCGCAGACGATCCCTTACGCCATTGAGCGGTATCAGGTCGAGACCCAGCGCCTGTACGGAGTTCTGAACCGTCGGCTGGAAAAATCACCGTGGCTGGGAGGCGAACATTACAGCATCGCAGATATTGCCTGCTGGCCGTGGATCAACACCCATGAACGTCACCGGATCGATCTGGCCTCCTATCCGGCGGTGAACAACTGGTTTGAGCGCATCCGGACCCGCCCGGCCACCGAACGCGCCATGCAAAAAATCCATCAGATTTGA
- the yfcF gene encoding glutathione transferase: protein MSQPVITLWSDANFFSPYVMSVYVALAEKGLAFSLKTVDLDSGEHLKPQWQGYALTRRVPVLEIDGFELSESSAIDEYLEDRFAPPEWERIYPHDLQKRARARQIQAWLRSDLVPIRTERSTDVVFAGVKKPALSEEGLSSARKLIDTASSLLAQGNPNLFGEWCIADTDLALMLNRLILNGDAVPQLLVDYATFQWQRASVQRYLALSAKRAG, encoded by the coding sequence ATGAGCCAGCCTGTAATAACGTTGTGGTCCGATGCGAACTTCTTTTCTCCTTATGTCATGAGCGTTTATGTGGCGCTGGCAGAAAAGGGGCTTGCTTTTAGTCTGAAAACCGTTGACCTGGACAGCGGCGAACATCTGAAGCCCCAGTGGCAGGGCTACGCGCTCACCCGCCGTGTCCCTGTACTGGAGATAGACGGTTTTGAGTTGAGTGAATCCTCGGCGATTGACGAGTACCTTGAGGACCGTTTTGCCCCGCCAGAGTGGGAACGCATCTATCCTCACGATCTGCAAAAGCGCGCTCGCGCCCGTCAGATCCAGGCATGGCTGCGTAGCGACCTGGTGCCGATTCGTACCGAACGCTCTACGGACGTGGTGTTCGCTGGCGTCAAAAAGCCCGCCCTCAGCGAAGAAGGCTTATCCAGCGCCCGGAAGCTGATTGATACCGCGTCATCGCTGCTGGCGCAGGGTAACCCCAACCTGTTTGGCGAGTGGTGTATTGCCGATACCGATCTGGCGCTGATGCTCAATCGCCTGATCCTCAACGGCGATGCCGTCCCACAGCTGCTGGTGGATTACGCCACATTCCAGTGGCAACGCGCGTCGGTACAGCGCTATCTGGCACTCTCTGCTAAGCGCGCGGGCTGA
- the yfcE gene encoding phosphodiesterase has product MKLMFASDIHGSLPATERVLSLFAQSGAQWLVILGDVLNHGPRNALPEGYAPAQVAEKLNPFASRIIAVRGNCDSEVDQMLLHFPLTAPWQQVLMENSRLFLTHGHLFGPDNLPSLAAGDVLVYGHTHIPVAEKRGAFYHFNPGSVSIPKGGNPASYGMYEDGTLSVIALNDQQVIAQIAINP; this is encoded by the coding sequence ATGAAACTGATGTTTGCGTCGGATATTCATGGATCGCTGCCCGCGACCGAACGCGTGCTTTCTCTGTTTGCCCAAAGCGGGGCGCAATGGCTGGTGATCCTGGGCGATGTGTTAAACCACGGCCCACGTAATGCGTTGCCGGAAGGCTATGCCCCCGCGCAGGTGGCGGAAAAACTCAATCCTTTTGCCTCGCGCATCATCGCCGTTCGCGGCAACTGTGACAGCGAAGTTGACCAGATGCTGCTGCATTTTCCCCTCACCGCTCCCTGGCAACAGGTGTTGATGGAAAACAGCCGTCTGTTCCTGACCCATGGGCACCTGTTCGGCCCGGATAACCTGCCATCACTCGCCGCTGGCGATGTCCTGGTTTATGGTCATACTCATATTCCGGTGGCGGAAAAACGTGGGGCGTTTTATCACTTTAACCCCGGGTCTGTCAGCATTCCTAAAGGCGGCAACCCGGCGAGCTACGGCATGTATGAAGACGGCACATTAAGCGTTATCGCACTTAATGATCAGCAAGTTATTGCGCAGATAGCGATTAATCCGTAA
- the yfcD gene encoding NUDIX hydrolase YfcD, with protein MVEQNHLASTEWVDIVSEENEVIAQASREQMRAERLRHRATYIVVHDGMGKILVQRRTDTKDFLPGMLDATAGGVVQADEVLLDSARREAEEELGIAGVPFAEHGQFYFEDEHCRVWGGLFSCVSHGPFALQEEEVSEVCWMTPEEITARCDEFTPDSLKALALWMTRNAKNESAKPENKAEKEEEAE; from the coding sequence ATGGTGGAGCAGAATCATTTGGCAAGTACTGAATGGGTTGACATTGTCAGCGAAGAAAATGAAGTGATCGCGCAGGCCAGCCGCGAACAAATGCGTGCGGAGCGTCTGCGTCACCGCGCGACGTACATCGTTGTTCATGACGGCATGGGCAAGATCCTGGTCCAGCGTCGCACCGACACCAAAGATTTTCTTCCTGGTATGCTGGATGCCACAGCGGGTGGCGTCGTGCAGGCCGATGAAGTACTGCTGGATTCCGCACGTCGTGAAGCGGAAGAAGAGTTAGGCATTGCTGGCGTGCCGTTTGCCGAGCACGGGCAATTTTATTTCGAAGATGAACATTGTCGCGTCTGGGGCGGGCTGTTTAGCTGCGTTTCCCACGGACCTTTCGCCTTGCAGGAAGAGGAAGTGAGCGAAGTGTGCTGGATGACGCCGGAAGAGATCACCGCGCGTTGCGACGAGTTCACGCCAGATTCCCTGAAAGCACTGGCGCTGTGGATGACCCGCAACGCCAAAAACGAATCCGCTAAACCGGAAAATAAAGCCGAAAAAGAGGAAGAGGCTGAGTAA
- a CDS encoding LacI family DNA-binding transcriptional regulator, with amino-acid sequence MSLTRKRRSTGKVTLADVAQLAGVGTMTVSRALRTPEQVSDKLREKIEAAVQELGYMPNLAASALASASSWTIAMVVPNLSEAGCSEMFAGLQQVLQPAGYQIMLAESQHRLEQEEKLLETLLASNIAAAILLSVEHTDTVRHWLKNASIPVMEMGAMRADPIDMNIGIDNVAAMYELTEMVIQRGYQNIGLLCANQEQWIFQQHLQGWYKAMLRHHLSPNRVINAAMTPSFSTGAAQLPEFLLAWPELDALVCVSDELACGALYECQRRRIKVPDDLAVVGFGDSDVSRVCQPPLTTMAVPHRKIGIEAGKALLERLNDGDWRDHKPIASSLCLRESC; translated from the coding sequence ATGTCTTTAACCCGAAAACGGCGCAGTACCGGAAAAGTAACGCTCGCGGATGTCGCACAGCTTGCCGGAGTCGGCACGATGACTGTTTCCCGTGCCCTCCGCACGCCCGAACAGGTTTCCGATAAACTGCGTGAAAAAATTGAAGCCGCGGTGCAGGAGCTGGGTTACATGCCCAATCTTGCCGCCAGCGCACTGGCATCGGCGTCGTCATGGACGATTGCGATGGTTGTTCCCAATCTTTCTGAAGCGGGCTGTTCCGAGATGTTCGCCGGGCTACAGCAGGTGCTCCAGCCAGCCGGATATCAGATCATGCTGGCGGAATCTCAGCATCGGCTTGAACAGGAAGAGAAACTGCTCGAAACGCTGCTGGCGTCAAATATCGCCGCCGCGATTTTGCTCAGCGTCGAGCACACCGATACCGTTCGCCACTGGCTGAAAAATGCCTCGATTCCGGTGATGGAAATGGGTGCCATGCGCGCCGACCCGATTGATATGAATATTGGGATCGATAACGTCGCCGCCATGTATGAACTCACAGAAATGGTGATTCAGCGCGGCTACCAGAATATCGGCCTGCTGTGCGCCAACCAGGAGCAGTGGATTTTCCAGCAGCATTTGCAGGGCTGGTACAAAGCGATGCTGCGCCACCATCTGTCGCCGAACCGGGTGATCAACGCGGCCATGACGCCAAGCTTTTCGACGGGCGCGGCACAGCTGCCTGAGTTCCTGCTGGCATGGCCGGAGCTGGATGCGCTGGTGTGTGTTTCAGATGAGCTGGCCTGCGGCGCGCTGTATGAGTGCCAGCGTCGGCGCATTAAAGTCCCTGACGATTTAGCGGTAGTGGGCTTTGGCGATAGCGACGTGAGCCGCGTCTGTCAGCCGCCGCTGACGACGATGGCGGTGCCGCATCGCAAGATTGGCATTGAAGCCGGGAAAGCGTTACTGGAACGTCTGAATGATGGAGACTGGCGCGACCATAAACCCATCGCGTCCAGCCTGTGCCTGCGGGAAAGCTGTTAA
- a CDS encoding PTS sugar transporter subunit IIA, translating into MLKKWIYDTTITLQDSVVNWPQALELCAKPLLDLQVIAPEYVTAIIEQHHTLGPYYVLAPGLAMPHARPEEGAKGHGLSLLKLKQGVSFGAGEFDPVDVIVMLAAPDKHSHIEMISALAELFSSDEDMAELHRANTLEEIKTVIDRF; encoded by the coding sequence GTGCTCAAAAAATGGATATATGATACAACCATCACCCTACAGGATAGCGTTGTAAACTGGCCCCAGGCGCTGGAACTGTGCGCGAAACCGCTGCTGGATTTGCAGGTCATTGCGCCGGAATATGTCACGGCTATCATCGAGCAGCACCATACGTTAGGTCCCTACTATGTGCTGGCTCCGGGGCTGGCCATGCCACATGCGCGGCCGGAAGAAGGGGCGAAAGGACATGGCCTGTCATTATTAAAACTGAAACAGGGCGTCTCTTTTGGTGCCGGTGAGTTTGACCCCGTCGATGTGATTGTGATGCTGGCGGCGCCGGACAAACATAGCCATATCGAAATGATATCCGCCTTAGCAGAATTATTTTCCAGCGACGAAGATATGGCTGAATTACATCGGGCGAACACGCTGGAGGAGATAAAAACCGTCATCGACCGCTTCTGA
- a CDS encoding PTS sugar transporter subunit IIB has product MKIMAICGSGLGSSFMVEMNIKKVLKKLEIEAEVEHSDLSSATPGAADLFVMAKDIAASASVPESQLVVINNIIDINELEAQLRAWFERQ; this is encoded by the coding sequence ATGAAAATCATGGCTATTTGCGGCTCCGGTCTGGGCAGCAGTTTTATGGTTGAAATGAATATTAAAAAGGTGCTCAAAAAACTGGAGATTGAGGCCGAGGTTGAACACTCCGATCTCTCCTCGGCCACGCCGGGTGCGGCGGACCTGTTTGTGATGGCGAAAGACATTGCCGCCAGCGCCAGCGTGCCGGAAAGCCAGCTGGTGGTAATCAACAATATCATCGATATCAATGAACTCGAAGCGCAGCTGCGCGCCTGGTTCGAAAGACAATAA
- a CDS encoding PTS ascorbate transporter subunit IIC, translating to MFILETLNFVVDILKVPSVLVGLIALIGLVAQKKAFSDVVKGTIKTILGFIVLGGGATVLVGSLNPLGGMFEHAFNIQGIIPNNEAIVSIALEKYGASTALIMAFGMVANIIVARFTRLKYIFLTGHHTFYMACMIGVILTVAGFEGVGLVFTGSLILGLIMAFFPAIAQRYMKRITGNDEIAFGHFGTLGYVLSGWIGSKVGKGSRSTEEMNLPKNLSFLRDSSISISLTMMIIYLIMAVSAGREYVEATFSGGQNYLVYAIIMAITFAAGVFIILQGVRLILAEIVPAFTGFSEKLVPNARPALDCPVVYPYAPNAVLIGFLFSFLGGIVGLFICGQFSWVLILPGVVPHFFTGATAGVFGNATGGRRGAMIGAFANGLLITFLPVLLLPVLGAIGFANTTFSDADFGAVGIVLGNLARFLSPLAITGLVVVLFALLVAYNVFAKNKPANGNAQENPGAKS from the coding sequence ATGTTTATCCTTGAAACGCTGAATTTCGTTGTTGATATTTTAAAAGTCCCTTCAGTGCTGGTCGGGTTAATTGCCCTGATTGGTCTTGTGGCGCAGAAAAAAGCCTTTTCGGATGTGGTAAAAGGCACAATTAAAACCATTCTCGGCTTTATTGTGCTGGGCGGCGGCGCAACCGTGCTGGTGGGCTCTTTAAATCCCCTGGGCGGTATGTTTGAGCACGCTTTTAATATTCAGGGCATTATTCCCAATAATGAAGCTATTGTGTCGATTGCCCTGGAAAAATATGGCGCTTCCACCGCGCTCATTATGGCCTTCGGGATGGTGGCAAATATTATTGTCGCGCGCTTTACCCGCCTGAAGTACATCTTCCTCACCGGGCACCACACCTTCTACATGGCATGCATGATTGGCGTGATCCTGACGGTCGCAGGCTTCGAGGGGGTAGGGTTGGTCTTTACCGGTTCGCTGATCCTCGGCCTGATTATGGCCTTCTTCCCGGCGATTGCGCAGCGCTATATGAAGCGTATTACCGGCAACGATGAGATCGCCTTCGGTCATTTCGGTACGCTGGGCTACGTGCTCTCCGGCTGGATTGGCAGCAAGGTCGGGAAAGGTTCGCGCTCCACCGAAGAGATGAACCTGCCGAAGAACCTTAGCTTCCTGCGCGACAGCTCTATTTCCATCTCTCTGACCATGATGATTATCTATCTGATCATGGCGGTGAGCGCCGGACGTGAGTACGTGGAGGCCACATTCAGCGGCGGCCAGAACTACCTGGTGTACGCCATCATTATGGCCATCACCTTCGCGGCAGGCGTGTTCATCATCTTGCAGGGCGTGCGCCTGATTCTGGCGGAAATTGTCCCGGCCTTTACCGGCTTCTCGGAAAAACTGGTGCCCAATGCGCGACCTGCGCTGGACTGCCCGGTGGTCTACCCGTATGCGCCAAACGCGGTGCTGATTGGTTTTCTGTTCAGCTTCCTCGGCGGGATTGTGGGCTTGTTTATCTGCGGTCAGTTTAGCTGGGTGCTGATCCTGCCGGGCGTCGTGCCGCATTTCTTCACCGGTGCGACGGCGGGCGTATTTGGTAATGCCACCGGCGGACGTCGCGGGGCGATGATTGGCGCGTTTGCCAACGGCCTGCTGATTACCTTCCTGCCGGTCCTGCTGCTGCCTGTTCTGGGCGCGATTGGCTTTGCCAATACTACCTTCTCGGACGCTGATTTTGGTGCGGTCGGGATTGTGCTGGGCAACCTGGCACGCTTCCTCTCACCGCTTGCCATCACCGGACTGGTTGTTGTGTTGTTCGCGCTGCTGGTGGCCTACAACGTCTTCGCTAAAAACAAACCTGCGAACGGTAACGCGCAGGAAAACCCCGGAGCCAAATCATGA
- a CDS encoding transketolase, protein MNENEITELARQIRLETLKSLTQLGFGHYGGSMSVVETLAVLYGAVMKIDPADPDWPERDYFVLSKGHAGPALYSTLAIKGYFPTEELSTLNQNGTRLPSHPDRLKTRGVDATTGSLGQGISIAGGMALSHKLAGRPNRVFCIVGDGELNEGQCWEAFQFIAHHRLNNLTVFVDWNKQQLDGELDEIISAFDLEGKFRAFGFDVVTVKGDDIPALLEVTAPIPAADARPRVVILDSIKGQGVPYLEQLSNSHHLRLTEESKAALNETIRQLEASHD, encoded by the coding sequence ATGAATGAGAATGAAATAACCGAGCTGGCACGTCAGATTCGCCTTGAGACCCTGAAATCCCTGACGCAGCTGGGCTTTGGCCACTACGGCGGCAGCATGTCAGTCGTTGAAACACTGGCCGTGCTGTATGGCGCAGTGATGAAAATTGACCCGGCCGATCCAGACTGGCCAGAGCGCGACTACTTTGTGCTGTCGAAAGGCCATGCTGGCCCGGCGCTGTACAGCACGCTGGCGATTAAGGGCTACTTCCCGACTGAAGAGCTGAGCACGCTGAACCAGAACGGGACGCGTCTGCCAAGTCACCCGGATCGCCTGAAAACGCGCGGCGTGGATGCCACCACCGGTTCGCTGGGGCAGGGGATCTCCATCGCTGGCGGCATGGCGCTGTCGCACAAGCTGGCAGGAAGGCCAAACCGGGTGTTTTGCATCGTTGGCGACGGGGAACTGAACGAAGGCCAGTGCTGGGAAGCCTTCCAGTTTATCGCTCACCATCGACTGAACAACCTGACGGTATTCGTAGACTGGAACAAACAGCAGCTCGACGGCGAGCTGGACGAAATTATCAGCGCCTTCGACCTGGAAGGGAAATTCCGCGCCTTTGGCTTTGACGTGGTGACGGTGAAAGGGGACGACATCCCGGCGCTGCTGGAAGTGACTGCGCCGATCCCTGCGGCCGATGCGCGTCCGCGGGTGGTGATCCTCGACAGCATCAAAGGGCAGGGAGTGCCTTACCTGGAACAGCTCAGTAATTCGCATCACCTGCGATTAACCGAGGAGAGCAAAGCCGCGCTCAACGAGACGATTCGCCAACTGGAGGCTTCACATGATTAA